In Procambarus clarkii isolate CNS0578487 chromosome 84, FALCON_Pclarkii_2.0, whole genome shotgun sequence, a genomic segment contains:
- the LOC138358513 gene encoding uncharacterized protein codes for MAWRMVMMVTAVMCMVTEAAGDMEVTIRDLFEAPLGVEQGRFFLSYDPAEAFNTSVGFTLPFFSFLQPGAASFEAAGLNMISFGIYGFLSWFMLGAVGVAIYNTAQVTPSSRERSDNLFFSGASLNWLVKESVSRLPDVLCLRSCLKQSICSVYGDSESYGFLILASGIFLPYSPKTPEEQLTEFQKAARYGQEDGSDCPYEYPCVVRPLDLLLYIYDYWYDDPRGRSQVL; via the exons ATGGCCTGGcgtatggtgatgatggtgacggcAGTGATGTGTATGGTGACGGAGGCCGCCGGGGACATGGAGGTCACCATCAGAGACCTGTTTGAGGCACCACTGGGGGTCGAACAGGGGAGATTTTTTCTTAGTTACGACCCAGCGGAGGCTTTCAACACCTCTGTTGGGTTCACTCTTCCGTTCTTCTCCTTCCTTCAGCCAGGCGCGGCCAGTTTCGAAGCTGCTGGGCTCAATATGATTTCCTTCGGGATCTACGGGTTTCTATCGTGGTTCATGCTGGGAGCCGTGGGCGTGGCTATTTATAATACCGCTCAGGTGACgccgtccagcagagagagatccGATAATCTGTTCTTCAGTGGGGCGTCACTGAATTGGCTCGTTAAGGAGTCAGTCTCGCGTCTCCCAGATGTTctgtgtttgaggagctgtttgaAGCAGTCCATATGTAGCGTCTACGGTGATTCAGAGAGCTATGGCTTCCTCATCTTGGCATCCGGGATCTTCCTGCC GTACTCCCCGAAGACACCTGAAGAGCAGTTGACGGAGTTCCAGAAGGCGGCGAGATACGGACAGGAAGACGGAAGTGACTGTCCATACGAGTATCCCTGTGTCGTCCGgcccctcgacctcctcctctacATCTACGACTACTGGTACGACGACCCCAGAGGTCGTTCACAGGTGCTCTGA
- the LOC138358596 gene encoding probable serine/threonine-protein kinase samkC has product MSKEAHPASVCMPREANSAKRSQQCQVKPAVPREANSAKRSQQCQVKPTVPREANSAKRSQQCQEKPTVPREAINAKRSQQCQEKPTVPSEASSAKRSQQCQEKPAVPREANSAKRSQQCQVKPTVPREANSAKRSQQCQEKPTVPREANSAKRSQQCQEKSTVPREANSAKRSQQCQEKSTVPREAINAKRSQQCQEKPAVVW; this is encoded by the exons ATGAGTAAGGAGGCTCATCCAGCCTCAGTGTGCA TGCCAAGAGAAGCCAACAGTGCCAAGAGAAGCCAACAGTGCCAAGTGAAGCCAGCAGTGCCAAGAGAAGCCAACAGTGCCAAGAGAAGCCAACAGTGCCAAGTGAAGCCAACAGTGCCAAGAGAAGCCAACAGTGCCAAGAGAAGCCAACAGTGCCAAGAGAAGCCAACAGTGCCAAGAGAAGCCATCAATGCCAAGAGAAGTCAACAGTGCCAAGAGAAGCCAACAGTGCCAAGTGAAGCCAGCAGTGCCAAGAGAAGCCAACAGTGCCAAGAAAAGCCAGCAGTGCCAAGAGAAGCCAACAGTGCCAAGAGAAGCCAACAGTGCCAAGTGAAGCCAACAGTGCCAAGAGAAGCCAACAGTGCCAAGAGAAGCCAACAGTGCCAAGAGAAGCCAACAGTGCCAAGAGAAGCCAACAGTGCCAAGAGAAGTCAACAGTGCCAAGAGAAGTCAACAGTGCCAAGAGAAGCCAACAGTGCCAAGAGAAGCCAACAGTGCCAAGAGAAGTCAACAGTGCCAAGAGAAGCCATCAATGCCAAGAGAAGTCAACAGTGCCAAGAGAAGCCAGCAGTGGTATGGTGA